One genomic window of Anas acuta chromosome 14, bAnaAcu1.1, whole genome shotgun sequence includes the following:
- the MED7 gene encoding mediator of RNA polymerase II transcription subunit 7 — MGEPQQVSALPPPPMQYIKEYTDENIRKGLAPKPPPPVKDSYMMFGNQFQCDDLIIRPLESQGIERLHPMQFDHKKELRKLNMSILVNFLDLLDILIRSPGSIKREEKLEDLKLLFVHVHHLINEYRPHQARETLRVMMEVQKRQRLETAERFQKHLERVVEMIQNCLASLPDDLPHSEGGLRVKTEPMDTDDANSCIGQSEKQRERSGCKRDQVLDKDAAMCSIIDEMT, encoded by the coding sequence ATGGGTGAGCCCCAGCAAGTGAGTGCTCTTCCTCCGCCTCCAATGCAATACATAAAAGAATACACTGATGAAAATATCCGTAAGGGCCTGGCCCCAAAGCCACCTCCGCCTGTGAAAGACAGTTACATGATGTTTGGTAATCAGTTTCAGTGTGATGATCTAATTATCCGGCCCTTGGAAAGCCAGGGTATTGAGCGCTTGCATCCGATGCAGTTTGATCACAAGAAGGAATTAAGAAAGCTTAATATGTCTATCCTGGTCAACTTTCTGGATCTCTTGGATATCTTGATAAGGAGTCCAGGGAGTATAAAGCGAGAAGAGAAACTGGAGGACTTGAAACTGCTTTTTGTTCATGTCCATCATCTTATAAATGAGTATCGTCCTCACCAAGCTAGGGAGACCTTGCGAGTCATGATGGAAGTGCAGAAACGTCAGCGTTTGGAAACTGCAGAACGATTTCAGAAGCATTTAGAGCGAGTTGTAGAGATGATTCAGAACTGCCTGGCTTCTTTGCCTGATGACCTGCCTCACTCAGAGGGAGGGCTGCGAGTGAAAACAGAACCAATGGACACTGATGATGCCAACAGTTGCATTGGACAGagtgaaaaacagagagaacGTTCTGGTTGCAAGAGAGATCAGGTTTTAGACAAAGATGCAGCTATGTGTAGCATTATTGATGAAATGACATGA